From a single Ornithodoros turicata isolate Travis chromosome 8, ASM3712646v1, whole genome shotgun sequence genomic region:
- the LOC135366964 gene encoding uncharacterized protein LOC135366964 isoform X1 — translation MLDRTAVWTLIFTLPLSSRSYETYYLLEDCDGSAFLELQDSQSNSSVALLLSRRLPYPGNKSCSLSISAPWADGFLFVVHMINMRWESAKCLDYVQLLDEGEVLLPPLCTVQAIGSRFVALRENRLTVDVHSFQDDPSELFTGLSLTVTGYVTKSRCSTREMIECTHSEVCISRSLLCDEVDHCGDYSDEADFCNAEEPSIWFTWTPLLVWAVVYGILGGVILRVYRNRISPMAKE, via the exons ATGCTGGACAGGACAGCTGTATGGACACTAATATTCACCTTACCTTTGTCAAGCCGTAGCTACGAAACGT ACTACCTTCTTGAGGACTGTGACGGTAGTGCATTTCTGGAGCTTCAAGACAGCCAGTCAAATTCTTCAGTTGCTTTGCTCCTGAGCCGGAGGTTGCCATATCCAGGGAACAAGTCCTGTTCATTAAGCATATCTGCCCCTTGGGCCGATGGTTTCCTTTTCGTTGTCCACATGATCAACATGCGTTGGGAATCCGCTAAGTGCCTGGATTACGTCCAA CTTCTAGATGAAGGTGAAGTCTTGCTGCCACCTCTATGTACAGTCCAAGCCATTGGATCTCGCTTCGTAGCACTGCGGGAAAATCGCCTCACAGTGGACGTGCACAGTTTTCAGGACGATCCATCAGAATTATTCACGGGACTCAGTCTCACAGTTACTGGATATGTCACCA AAAGCCGATGTAGTACCAGGGAGATGATAGAATGCACACACAGTGAAGTTTGTATATCGAGGAGTCTTCTCTGTGATGAAGTGGACCATTGCGGAGACTACAGCGATGAGGCAGATTTCTGCA ATGCTGAGGAGCCATCTATCTGGTTTACGTGGACTCCACTTTTGGTTTGGGCCGTAGTCTATGGCATACTTGGAGGAGTGATCCTTAGAGTTTATCGAAACAGAATCTCACCCATGGCAAAGGAGTGA
- the LOC135366964 gene encoding uncharacterized protein LOC135366964 isoform X2, which yields MLDRTAVWTLIFTLPLSSRSYETYYLLEDCDGSAFLELQDSQSNSSVALLLSRRLPYPGNKSCSLSISAPWADGFLFVVHMINMRWESAKCLDYVQLLDEGEVLLPPLCTVQAIGSRFVALRENRLTVDVHSFQDDPSELFTGLSLTVTGYVTKSRCSTREMIECTHSEVCISRSLLCDEVDHCGDYSDEADFCSKYLPEKSHSSVFAASAGYNMLRSHLSGLRGLHFWFGP from the exons ATGCTGGACAGGACAGCTGTATGGACACTAATATTCACCTTACCTTTGTCAAGCCGTAGCTACGAAACGT ACTACCTTCTTGAGGACTGTGACGGTAGTGCATTTCTGGAGCTTCAAGACAGCCAGTCAAATTCTTCAGTTGCTTTGCTCCTGAGCCGGAGGTTGCCATATCCAGGGAACAAGTCCTGTTCATTAAGCATATCTGCCCCTTGGGCCGATGGTTTCCTTTTCGTTGTCCACATGATCAACATGCGTTGGGAATCCGCTAAGTGCCTGGATTACGTCCAA CTTCTAGATGAAGGTGAAGTCTTGCTGCCACCTCTATGTACAGTCCAAGCCATTGGATCTCGCTTCGTAGCACTGCGGGAAAATCGCCTCACAGTGGACGTGCACAGTTTTCAGGACGATCCATCAGAATTATTCACGGGACTCAGTCTCACAGTTACTGGATATGTCACCA AAAGCCGATGTAGTACCAGGGAGATGATAGAATGCACACACAGTGAAGTTTGTATATCGAGGAGTCTTCTCTGTGATGAAGTGGACCATTGCGGAGACTACAGCGATGAGGCAGATTTCTGCAGTAAGTATCTACCAGAGAAGTCGCACAGCAGTGTCTTTGCTGCATCCGCGGGATACAAC ATGCTGAGGAGCCATCTATCTGGTTTACGTGGACTCCACTTTTGGTTTGGGCCGTAG
- the LOC135366966 gene encoding E3 ubiquitin-protein ligase TRIP12-like: protein MADQPNTQPGGLKKHQPLVGTRSPIQTRSRTRNLAQHQDNRPLSGSRSLPSCADGQQLGEASKQSVDLGEPPRKKSRIPVRTHKYQQHQQHHQQQQALCSTSSASPAVGGAGGAVEKGGGSSWGGRSGTTTGSCASSRRRSSRVSKLGGGPTRAGAMSAPPPDPPNDGGPSSSSASTQDHPQASSDAAPANSSAAQPASSRVGGSSGAADSESDDNEMGRLQALLEARGLPPHLFGALGPRMQHFLHRSIGSSASSRAQQLLGGLQCGDEGQQLQATMEMCQLLVMGNEDTLAGFPVKQVVPALTTLLSLDHNFDLMNHACRALTYMMEALPRSSAVIVDAVPAFLEKLQSIQCMDVAEQSLTALEMLSRRHSKAILHARGVSACLTYLDFFSISAQRSALTIAANCCQNLGPEEYPLVTDSVALLSGRLSHSDRKSVESACLALARLVDCLAGAPALLQEVASHGLLQASQGLLALTPPPVSSATFVMVVRMLAVLCAACPHLAVQLLDRNVAETLRFLLMGACDPSEDDIELVPRSPQELYEITSLISELMPVLPQDGIFAVDSLLAKPNAHQTDAVVWKWRDDRGLWHAYSSIDCKIIEAAHQSGEDEISLLTMGKTYTIDFNSMQQINEDTGTARPVQRFTNQGIVQTPTGSNNTTSSCSSNSSTSNGDPRAAWLQDQSGGSAEGSTAGGKAFLGALFGALHEVYSSSAGPAVRHKCVRALLRMIYYAPAELLASVLRFQTVASHLAAMLSSQDLHVVVGALQMADILMQKLPEVFGVHFRREGVMHRVKQLAQEAVAAQAASTGGSTSSGSASCTPRQAEEAATPLASLSSSEASPSAVLWGALAPPPAHLSPLGNSGESDHFAVGTAAQMRLSDVLKRKRVTKRGNGSSRKARTEESPRDAPGGPGGRRSSRGPGERDGPFSLPPPPPTVEPPLSPGGAPGSRSTGRLSSAAARTTSFLAGLNPTRWARWGSTPLGSHLSSQEYSVEVKSSTGSSGNKEKVKSWIHNQAKKFDDNHFGSDQGSSHPALSTLNRLLVSLEHLDSMTDSGLKALHEIRSVIVDSDVSSFEVIHSGLVIKLLSFLTSANCHRDDRLRTFLKVFLQTPQYDQDTVYEHMLTSPGPLSALVQKLNACISQLEQFPVKVHDLPGAVGGGRGTSALKFFNTHQLKCNLQRHPSCSNLRQWRGGPVKIDPLALVQAIERYLVIRGYGRIRDEDDGGSDEENSDEDIDDTMAAMMINQGQARHKLQFLIGDHPLPYGMTVYQAIRQYSGGASQQDGHETDTDSENPMGCANIWVQTHTIWYRPVSEDDRSSAAAGVSGRSNQSSTSGSGSSSRRNKSSSGSKSTSKRKDDLWTDGVVPEPTSILHQYLSPTLPESVTIQDPSLQVIALLRVIYGLSRHWGHLYKLHSFGAAIPRSEFVNSKLTAKANRQLQDPLAIMTGNIPSWLTQVAYACPFLFPFETRHLLFYTTSFDRDRALQRLLDMTPDLSGSDNSERVTPRLDRRKRTVTRDDLLKQAEAVMQDLGSSRALLEIQYENEVGSGLGPTLEFYALVSRELQRADLDMWRGETVSVLRGGEEMVKYVHCQCGLFPSPLGHNAKAAQVSRVKSRFKLLGKFVAKALMDSRMLDLPLSMAMYKWMLAQENTLSLTDMEHIDPDLARSLQQLQQVVQEKQRIERNTNLGPAEIRRRVEGLQLGGCLIELLGLDFTLPGFGQIELRKGGANMGVSVQNLEDYLRLAVHWTAVEGVRRQLEAFREGFEAVFPLSQLTLFYADELEQLFCGSGPSLWDVKSLMECCRPDHGYSHDSRAIKFLFEILSNYLPDEQRAFLQFVTGSPRLPVGGFKSLSPPLTIVRKTFEPNENPDDYLPSVMTCVNYLKLPDYSDAKVMRERLQVAASEGQRSFHLS, encoded by the exons ATGGCCGACCAACCTAACACTCAGCCAGGGGGGTTGAAGAAGCATCAGCCTCTCGTGGGAACACGTTCTCCCATTCAAACCAG GTCCCGAACCCGGAACCTGGCCCAGCATCAGGACAACCGGCCTTTATCGGGAAGCCGAAGCTTGCCAAGCTGCGCAGACGGCCAGCAGTTGGGAGAGGCTAGCAAGCAAAGCGTGGACTTGGGAGAGCCACCACGAAAGAAGAGTAGAATTCCAGTTCGCACACACA AGTACCAGCAGCACCAGCAGCATCACCAACAGCAGCAGGCTTTGTGTAGTACCTCGTCAGCATCGCCAGCAGTGGGTGGGGCTGGGGGGGCAGTGGAGAAAGGGGGTGGCAGCAGCTGGGGGGGCAGGAGCGGCACCACCACGGGTTCCTGCGCCAGCAGTCGGAGGCGGTCCTCGCGCGTGAGCAAGCTGGGCGGCGGGCCCACCCGCGCTGGGGCCATGTCTGCGccccccccagacccccccAACGATGGAGGACCCTCCTCTTCCTCAGCTTCCACACAGGACCATCCCCAGGCGTCTTCTGATGCTGCCCCTGCAAACAGCAGCGCAGCACAACCAG CTTCAAGCCGTGTGGGAGGCAGTTCAGGGGCTGCAGACAGCGAATCGGACGACAACGAAATGGGACGTCTACAAG CACTGTTGGAAGCTCGAGGCTTGCCGCCGCACCTGTTTGGCGCACTGGGCCCTCGGATGCAACATTTCCTGCACCGATCGATAGGAAGCAGCGCCA GTAGCCGAGCTCAGCAGCTCCTGGGGGGTCTTCAGTGTGGGGACGAGGGTCAGCAACTCCAGGCCACAATGGAAATGTGCCAATTACTAGTGATGGGCAACGAGGACACCTTAGCTGGCTTTCCTGTAAAGCAAGTGGTTCCTGCCCTGACTACACTGCTTTCCCTGGACCACAACTTTGACCTCATGAACCATGCGTGTCGGGCGCTCACGTACATGATGGAGGCACTTCCGCGTTCGTCCGCCGTTATTGTGGATGCTGTGCCAGCCTTTCTTGAGAAG CTGCAATCAATTCAGTGCATGGATGTTGCTGAACAATCGTTGACGGCTCTCGAAATGCTTTCACGGCGACATAGCAAGGCCATCCTGCACGCT CGCGGAGTGTCGGCGTGCCTGACCTACCTGGATTTCTTCTCGATCAGTGCTCAGCGGTCGGCTTTGACGATTGCAGCAAACTGCTGTCAAAACCTGGGACCTGAAGAGTATCCCTTAGTCACAGATTCCGTCGCTCTGCTCAGCGGAAGACTGTCACACAGTGATCGGAAGTCTGTGGAGAGTGCCTGTCTCGCCCTGGCACGGCTAGTGGATTGCCTTGCGGGTGCGCCGGCGCTGTTGCAGGAAGTGGCGTCTCACGGGTTGCTGCAGGCCTCGCAAGGACTACTGGCGCTGACACCGCCCCCCGTCTCTTCTGCCACTTTTGTAATGGTTGTGCGCATGCTGGCCGTGCTTTGTGCTGCCTGTCCTCATTTGGCAGTGCAACTCTTGGACCGCA ATGTTGCTGAAACACTTCGTTTCCTTCTAATGGGTGCGTGTGATCCGTCAGAAGATGATATCGAG CTTGTTCCAAGAAGTCCCCAAGAGCTGTATGAGATCACTTCCCTTATCTC TGAGCTGATGCCTGTGTTGCCTCAAGATGGCATTTTTGCTGTGGACTCTCTGCTAGCAAAGCCGAATGCCCACCAAACAGATGCGGTGGTGTGGAAATGGCGTGACGACAGGGGGCTTTGGCATGCCTATTCTTCCATTGACTGCAAGATCATTGAG GCAGCCCATCAGTCGGGGGAAGACGAAATTAGCTTGCTCACAATGGGGAAGACCTACACAATAGATTTCAATTCAATGCAGCAAATCAATGAAGACACCGGCACAGCGCGGCCTGTTCAAAGGTTCACAAATCAGGGCATCGTACAAA CACCAACGGGTTCAAACAATACTACATCATCGTGTAGCAGCAACAGCAGCACCAGTAATGGTGATCCTCGTGCTGCCTGGCTACAGGACCAAAGTGGGGGGTCAGCCGAAGGCAGCACGGCAGGGGGCAAGGCCTTCTTGGGCGCCCTCTTTGGAGCCCTACATGAAGTGTACAGCAGCTCTGCGGGCCCTGCTGTGCGCCACAAGTGTGTGCGCGCACTGCTCCGCATGATCTACTATGCCCCAGCCGAGCTGCTGGCCTCGGTGCTGCGCTTCCAGACTGTGGCCTCCCACTTGGCAGCCATGCTGTCATCTCAGGACTTGCATGTTGTTGTTGGAGCTCTGCAGATGGCCGACATCCTCATGCAAAAGCTGCCAGAA GTCTTTGGGGTGCACTTTCGACGGGAGGGAGTGATGCATCGAGTGAAGCAGCTCGCTCAAGAAGCTGTGGCGGCACAGGCGGCCAGCACAGGGGGCAGCACGAGCAGTGGGTCCGCAAGCTGCACTCCAAGGCAGGCGGAAGAAGCGGCAACGCCTTTAGCTAGTTTATCTTCCTCCGAAGCTTCTCCGTCTGCTGTTCTCTGGGGTGCCCTTGCCCCTCCGCCTGCCCATCTGTCACCCTTGGGAAATTCTGGGGAGAGCGACCACTTTGCTGTGGGCACTGCTGCACAGAT GCGGTTAAGTGACGTACTGAAGAGGAAACGGGTAACCAAACGTGGAAACGGGTCAAGCCGCAAGGCCCGCACAGAGGAGAGCCCTCGAGATGCCCCCGGTGGGCCCGGTGGTCGTCGTAGCTCACGTGGACCCGGTGAGAGGGACGGGCCCTTCTCCTTGCCACCACCGCCGCCAACCGTAGAGCCTCCCCTTTCCCCTGGTGGCGCACCTGGGAGTCGCAGTACTGGGAGGCTGAGCTCGGCAGCGGCGAGGACTACGTCTTTCCTGGCTGGGTTGAACCCAACACGGTGGGCCAGGTGGGGCAGCACTCCACTGGGAAGCCACCTAAGCAGTCAG GAGTACTCCGTGGAAGTCAAATCAAGCACTGGCTCGTCGGGAAATAAGGAAAAGGTCAAGTCGTGGATTCATAATCAGG CCAAGAAGTTCGACGACAACCACTTTGGCTCAGATCAAGGCAGCTCTCATCCAGCACTCAGCACACTGAACCGTCTTCTGGTTTCACTTGAGCATCTTGACAGCATG ACTGACAGTGGCTTGAAAGCACTGCACGAGATTCGGTCTGTGATCGTCGACAGCGACGTCTCCTCCTTTGAGGTCATACACAGTGGCCTAGTAATCAAGCTGCTCAGTTTCCTCACCTCTGCAAACTGTCACCGAGACGACAGGCTACGTACCTTCTTGAAGGTGTTCCTGCAGACGCCGCAG TACGATCAAGACACTGTGTACGAGCACATGCTGACATCTCCAGGCCCCCTGAGTGCGCTTGTACAGAAGCTGAATGCTTGCATCAGTCAGTTGGAGCAGTTTCCGGTCAAAGTGCACGACCTGCCCGGTGCAGTCGGAGGCGGCCGGGGAACCTCCGCATTAAAGTTCTTCAACACTCATCAGCTCAAG TGCAATCTCCAGAGGCATCCATCGTGTAGCAATCTGAGGCAGTGGCGGGGTGGCCCTGTGAAGATAGACCCTTTAGCGCTGGTACAAGCTATAGAGCGCTACCTGGTCATTCGAGGCTATGGCCGAATCAGG GATGAAGACGATGGTGGCAGTGATGAAGAGAATTCCGACGAAGATATTGATGACACTATG GCAGCAATGATGATCAATCAGGGCCAGGCTCGACATAAGCTACAATTTTTGATCGGAGATCATCCCCTTCCATATGGCATGACAGTTTACCAAGCAATTAGGCAGTACAGCGGAGGTGCATCTCAGCAAGACGGGCACGAGACGGACACAGACTCGGAGAACCCCATGGGTTGTGCCAACATCTGGGTGCAGACACATACCATTTG GTACAGGCCAGTCAGTGAAGACGATAGGAGCAGTGCAGCTGCGGGCGTATCAGGACGTAGTAATCAATCATCCACCTCTGGTTCTGGCTCTTCTAGTCGCAGGAATAAGAGCTCTTCAGGTTCCAAATCCACATCAAAAAGGAAGGACGACCTCTGGACTG ATGGTGTTGTTCCAGAGCCTACTTCCATTCTCCATCAGTATCTCAGTCCAACGCTACCAGAGTCGGTAACCATTCAGGACCCTTCTCTACAAGTCATTGCTTTGCTCAGGGTGATATATGGCCTTTCCCGGCATTGGGGTCACCTTTACAAG CTCCACTCATTTGGTGCTGCTATCCCACGGTCAGAGTTTGTGAACAGCAAGCTGACAGCCAAAGCTAATCGCCAGCTGCAGGATCCTCTCGCTATCATGACTGGAAATATTCCGTCTTGGCTCACGCAAGTGGCTTATGCTTG CCCATTCCTTTTCCCATTTGAGACGAGACATCTTCTGTTCTACACGACGTCTTTTGATCGCGATCGGGCACTTCAGCGACTGCTTGACATGACTCCCGATCTTTCTGGTTCTGATAACAGCGAAAGAGTCACACCACGACTTGACCGCCGTAAG AGGACAGTAACTCGAGATGACCTGCTTAAGCAAGCAGAGGCTGTGATGCAGGACCTCGGTAGTTCACGTGCACTCCTTGAGATTCAGTATGAGAATGAG GTTGGCAGTGGCTTGGGCCCAACACTTGAGTTCTATGCCTTAGTATCTAGGGAGCTTCAACGTGCAGACCTTGACATGTGGAGAGGAGAAACTGTTTCAGTACTCAGAG GTGGTGAGGAGATGGTGAAGTATGTTCACTGTCAGTGTGGGCTATTCCCTTCACCGCTGGGTCACAACGCCAAGGCGGCACAAGTTAGCAGAGTGAAGTCTCGGTTCAAGTTGCTCGGCAAGTTTGTGGCCAAGGCCCTGATGGACTCCCGCATGTTGGATTTGCCGCTCTCTATGGCAATGTACAAATGGATGTTGGCACAGGAAAACACACTGTCCCTCACCGACATGGAACACATCGATCCTGATCTCGCACGCTCACTGCAACAACTACAACAG GTTGTACAGGAAAAGCAACGAATAGAGCGCAACACGAATCTCGGCCCCGCTGAAATCCGTAGGAGAGTTGAAGGTCTGCAGCTGGGTGGCTGCCTCATTGAGCTGCTTGGTCTGGACTTCACATTGCCTGGCTTTGGCCAGATAGAGCTGC